The following proteins are co-located in the Colletotrichum lupini chromosome 4, complete sequence genome:
- a CDS encoding RNAse P Rpr2/Rpp21/SNM1 subunit domain-containing protein — translation MAKPKSESLPNRHAYTRVSYLHQAASYLATLQIPGADSLPNSSSRSQEDAPLARIENLRSTNEKVARRFVSDIRAVSLKAQIRPSPSVKQMMCKFCDSLLIEGMSCTTTVENMSKGGKKPWADVMVIKCKTCDNVKRFPVNAPRQKRRPFREPKTVEGPDAMIEDTTAEASAQSAGGE, via the coding sequence ATGGCAAAGCCCAAGAGCGAAAGCCTGCCAAACCGGCACGCATATACGCGGGTATCCTACCTGCATCAGGCCGCCTCATACCTGGCGACTCTGCAGATCCCGGGCGCCGACTCACTTCCAAACTCATCATCACGGTCTCAAGAAGACGCGCCGCTCGCCAGGATCGAAAACTTGCGCTCGACAAATGAGAAAGTTGCTCGTCGATTTGTCTCTGATATCCGAGCCGTCTCTCTCAAGGCTCAAATTCGCCCGAGCCCTTCGGTCAAGCAGATGATGTGCAAGTTCTGTGACTCACTGCTCATCGAGGGAATGTCTTGCACTACGACGGTTGAAAATATGAGCAAGGGCGGGAAGAAGCCTTGGGCCGATGTTATGGTCATTAAGTGCAAGACCTGCGACAATGTCAAGCGGTTTCCTGTCAACGCGCCCCGTCAGAAAAGACGACCTTTTAGGGAACCCAAGACTGTTGAAGGGCCGGACGCAATGATTGAGGACACGACAGCTGAAGCTTCTGCTCAATCGGCTGGAGGTGAATGA
- a CDS encoding ATP-dependent RNA helicase SUB2, producing MTSPFGGETQPPFLTRKLLTCAARLTLRLQFHVVLGSSTSTSTTAPPSITPSNPAPPLRIRSLGTFFAVAHQYNGHFFSATSITTPPTIDNMSAEEDLIDYSDEELQTNETAAASNGKKADAAAGNAVDKKGSYVGIHSTGFRDFLLKPELLRAIGDCGFEHPSEASVHLASHTKNKKPSTSPSKKREKKTYREAGVKLDIQVFVRALLANSPAARTLRCSRVHFSRSVAARALAHGGLASFVSQSRATRGACDAGARDSGGGDQLDKMASLRRWTGPLHALYVALLGGDIICQAKSGLGKTAVFVLTTLQQVEPVQGEVSVLVMCHTRELAFQIRNEYNRFSKYMPDIKTGVFYGGTPIQKDVETIKNKETCPHVIVGTPGRLNALVRDKVLRLGSVRIFVLDECDKMLDQIDMRRDVQEIFRATPTQKQVMMFSATLSDDIKPICRKFMQNPTEHYVDEDTKLTLHGLQQYYIKLEEREKNRKLNELLDDLQFNQVIIFVKSTLRATELDKLLRECNFPSIAVHSGVSQEERIRRYKEFKEFNKRICVATDVFGRGIDIERINLAINYDLPADADSYLHRVGRAGRFGTKGLAISFVSTDQDQEVLKSIEKRFEVALPEFPKEGIDASTYMAS from the exons ATGACGTCGCCTTTTGGGGGTGAGACTCAGCCGCCTTTCCTTACGCGAAAGCTTTTGACCTGCGCTGCCCGCCTCACCCTTCGCCTCCAGTTCCACGTCGTCCTTGGATCTTCCACTTCCACATCAACTACGGCGCCTCCTTCCATCACGCCCTCCAACCCTGCACCTCCA CTTCGCATCCGCAGCCTTGGGACCTTTTTCGCCGTTGCGCATCAGTACAACGGCCATTTCTTCTCCGCCACTTCAATAACGACACCCCCGACAATTGACAACATGTCTGCTGAGGAGGATCTCATCGACTACTCCGACGAGGAGCTCCAGACCAACGAGACTGCGGCCGCCTCCAACGGAAAGAAGGCTGACGCTGCCGCCGGTAACGCCGTCGACAAGAAGGGCAGCTATGTCGGCATCCACTCGACCGGTTTCCGCGACTTCCTTTTGAAGCCCGAGCTTCTCCGCGCTATTGGCGATTGCGGTTTCGAGCATCCTTCGGAGG CGTCCGTCCATCTCGCAAGCCACACAAAGAACAAAAAGCCATCGACGTCGCCATCGAagaagagagagaagaaaacGTACCGAGAAGCGGGAGTCAAGTTGGACATCCAAGTTTTTGTACGGGCACTGCTCGCGAATTCACCG GCTGCGCGAACACTGCGGTGTTCCCGAGTGCACTTCAGTCGGTCGGTTGCTGCTAGAGCTTTGGCTCACGGCGGTCTGGCTTCTTTTGTATCACAGTCGCGAGCGACACGGGGCGCATGCGACGCCGGCGCTCGCGATTC TGGAGGAGGAGACCAACTCGACAAAATGGCTTCTTTGCGCAGATGGACGGGCCCTTTGCACGCCCTCTACGTC GCTCTCCTCGGTGGAGATATCATCTGCCAGGCCAAGTCTGGTCTCGGAAAGACAGCCGTCTTCGTCCTGACCACCCTGCAACAAGTTGAGCCCGTTCAGGGCGAGGTCTCCGTGTTGGTTATGTGCCACACTCGTGAGCTTGCCTTCCAGATTCGCAACGAGTACAACCGTTTCAGCAAGTACATGCCCGATATCAAGACTGGTGTCTTCTACGGCGGTACCCCCATCCAGAAGGATGTCGAGACGATCAAGAACAAGGAGACCTGCCCCCATGTCATCGTGGGCACCCCTGGCCGACTTAACGCGTTGGTCCGCGACAAGGTTCTCCGCCTCGGCAGCGTCCGCATTTTCGTCCTCGACGAGTGCGACAAGATGCTCGACCAGATCG ACATGCGCCGTGACGTCCAGGAGATCTTCCGCGCTACCCCCACCCAGAAGCAGGTTATGATGTTCTCAGCCACCCTGTCCGATGACATCAAGCCCATCTGCAGAAAGTTCATGCAGAACCCTACCGAGCACTATGTAGACGAGGACACCAAGCTCACCCTGCACGGTCTTCAGCAATACTACATCAAGCTCGAGGAGCGCGAGAAGAACCGCAAGCTCAACGAACTCCTGGACGACCTTCAGTTCAACCAGGTCATCATCTTCGTCAAGAGCACCCTGCGTGCAACCGAGCTGGACAAGTTGCTGAGAGAGTGCAACTTTCCCTCCATCGCCGTCCACTCCGGCGTCAGCCAGGAGGAGCGTATCCGCCGTTACAAAGAGTTCAAGGAGTTTAACAAGCGTATCTGCGTTGCTACCGATGTCTTCGGCAGAGGTATTGATATCGAGCGTATCAACCTGGCCATCAACTACGATCTGCCCGCCGATGCCGACTCGTACCTGCACAGAGTCGGTCGTGCCGGTCGTTTCGGTACCAAGGGTCTTGCCATCTCCTTTGTGAGCACTGACCAGGACCAGGAGGTTCTCAAGTCTATTGAGAAGCGCTTCGAGGTTGCTCTTCC TGAGTTCCCCAAGGAGGGTATCGATGCCAGCACCTACATGGCCTCTTAA